The nucleotide sequence CATTTGAATCCCATGTTGCCGACACCCTGGCCTCGGGCGACGGGCTGTGCAACCAAAACGTTGTGGAAATGGTGGTTTGCTCGGCCCCGGACCGAATCCGGGAGTTGGCCGAAATCGGCGTGGGCTTTAACCAAAGCAATGACGGCCGGCTGGAACTGGACCTGTGCCGGGAAGGCGGCCACGGATTTAACCGGATCGTTCACGTCGACGACCTCACGGGCCGGGCCGTGGAAGAAGCCCTGGTCAACCGGGCAAGGCATCATGAGCGCATTGACATATTTGAAAATCATATCGCCATTGACCTGATCACCCGCTCCACCCGGCTAAAGCGCGGGCAGACCATCACCGGCCACGAGGATCAATGTTTTGGCACATACGTGCTCAAACGCGATACCGGTGAAATCCACACATTTCTGGCCGGCATCGTTGTGCTGGCCACGGGCGGTTCCGGCAAGGTCTATGCCTATACCAGCAACCCGGATATCGCCACAGGCGACGGCATTGCCATGGCCTACCGGGCCGGGGCGGCGGTGGCAAACCTGGAATTTGTCCAGTTTCACCCCACCTGTCTGTTTCATCCGCAGGCAAAGAATTTCCTGATTTCCGAAACCATCCGGGGAGAGGGCGGGATTTTGCGCAACTCCGACGGCACCGCCTTTATGGCCGACTACACCCCCCAGCGGGAACTGGCCTGCCGGGACGTGGTGGCCCGGGCCATTGACTCGGAACTCAAAAAACGCGGCGATGAGGCCGTGTTTCTCGACATCTCCCACCGGGATCCGGAATTTGTGCGCTCGCGCTTTCCCCATTTGTATGCAAAATGTCTGGAATTCGGTTTTGACATGACCCGCCAGGCCCTGCCCGTTGTGCCGGCGGCCCATTACATGTGCGGAGGAGTATCCACGGACATCCACGGCAGAACCAGCATCCAGCGTCTCTACGCCATCGGCGAAACCGCCTGTACGGGTCTGCACGGAGCCAACCGCCTGGCCAGCAACTCCCTTCTCGAAGGGCTGGTTTACGCCCACCAGGCGGCCCTCACGGCTGCAGAGGAAATCCGGGATACGGATTTTTCCGATATCGCCGATATTCCTGTGTGGGATGATATGGGAACCATGGACAGCGACGAAGCCATTGTCATCACCCACACCTGGAATGAAATCCGCAGGCTCATGTGGAATTACGTGGGTATCGTCCGCTCGGATAAGCGCCTGGCCCGGGCCCGGCGCAGAATTGAGATCATCAGCGACGAAATCCAGGAATACTACTGGAACTTCAAGGTCACCCCCAACCTCATTGAACTGCGCAACATCGCCATCGTAGCCGAACTCATCATCCGGTGCGCCATGCACCGCAAGGAAAGCCGCGGCCTGCACTATAACATCGCATACCCGTATAAAAACGACCAGCGCTGGAGAAAAGACACGGTGCTGCGCCGCCCCTTTGTGGGATGACCCGGCCGATCCATCGCGCAAAGCATGTCTGCCGGGAATTTTTTGCAGGAAACCCGGATTGCAGTTATAATAGGCAGGACTGAAAAACACCATGGCCATTGTAGTTGCCGGCGCGGCCGGCAATATACGGAAACCCGGAGATTGAAATCATCCATGAAACGCGCAAGCGCCCAGATATCCTGCGGACTCAAGATTGCCGGCCGTCCGGAGCATTTTGTGGACAGGGCCCCGGAACCCGAAACCGTGGCATCCGCACCTGAACGCATCCCCCTGCTAAAGGCCCGGCTGCTGAAATCCAAGGGCGACCGGGTGAACCTCGGCACACCGCTTTACGAGGACAAACAAAACACCGATATTGTATTTGCTGCTCCCGGGGCCGGAAAAATCGCGGATGTTGTATACGGGCCCAGGCGGGTGATCCGCGAGGTTGTCATCCGACTTGACAAAGAGCAAACCACTGAAGATTTCACCCCGTATCCGGCAGACAAACTCGACGGGATAACCCCCGGCGCCCTGACGGAAATTTTGCTAAAAGGCGGGGTATGGCCGGTTATTCGGGACATTGTCTACCGGGGGGTGGCAAATCCGGGCCAAAGCCCTGCAGCTATCTGGATTGCAGCCACCAACCAGGACCCGTTTCACCCGCCGCCGGACACCTGGTTGCAAAGCCCTCAAGACAACCGTTTTTTCCAGACCGGCATCAACGCCCTGGAAATTTTATGCGGCAGCTTGTTTGTCTGCTGCGCTGCGGATACCGCCCTTGGTGACCAACAAATTGAAAGCCGGGTCACCCACCGGGTTTCAGGGGGCTATCCCTTTGATGATCCGTCCGTGGTCCATTATCATGCCAAGATCCGCCCTGAGGACAATCATGCCTGGTTTGTAAGCGGCCAGGATGTACGATTGATCGGCGAATTTCTGGAAACCGGAAAATTTCCGGTCCGGCGCACGGTGGCCGTGTCCGGAAAATCCGTCCGGGGCTGTTACCGGCAAACCCGCATCGGGGCGCCTTTGGGCATTCTGGCCGATCCCGGGGAAAGCTCCGGCTCCAGATGGATTGCCGGTGGTTTGTTTCGGGGCTATTCCAGCGGTCCGGATTTTCATCTCGGCTTGTATGAAACCGCCGTGGGCATTATCACGGAATCGGCAAAGCGGGAGATGCTTGGGTTCATGCGCCCGGGGTGGAACAAGCCCACATGCTCGCGCACGTTTCTGTCTGTTTTCAATCCCCGGCCTTTGCCCCTTGATGCGGACATGCACGGATCCGTGCGGGCGTGCGTGAACTGCGGCAACTGCACCCGGGCCTGCCCGGTCGATATTCTGCCCCAGTTCACCTATAAATGCATCCGGGCCGGGGAAATCGAGGAGGCCCTTTCCCACGGCATGCTCGACTGTGTGGAATGCGGGCTTTGCTCCTATGTGTGCCCGTCGAAAATCGAACTGTGCCAGACCTTTCAGGAAACCAAACAGGCTTATTTCAGGCAGCGGATTTAGCCCATGGGATGGATTGAGAAAAATTTGCGCAAAATATTTGATGTGCCCCGCAAACATTTTGAATCCGGGGGCCGGCTGGAAAAACTGGGCCCATTATTTGAAGCCATTGAAGACGTGTTTTTCTTTCCCGCAGAAGCCACGAAAAACCGCCCCCTGGTGCGCGACAGCCTGGATCTGAAACGGTTTATGAGCTCTGTGCTCGTGGCCCTTATCCCGCCCCTGCTTTTCGGCATTTACAACACCGGATACCACAGCCGCCTGGCATCTGAGATGTCCACGGCGTTTATACCTTCATTTACAACGGGTCTGGGCACTGTTCTGCCCATCATCCTGGTATCCTACGCAGTGGGGCTTTTCTGGGAACTTTTGTTTGCCGCCATCCGAAAACATCCCATCAGCGAGGGATTTCTGGTCACGGGTCTGCTGTTTCCCCTGACCCTGCCGCCCACCATTCCCCTGTGGCAGGTAGCCGTGGGCATCACCTTCGGGGTGGTTATCGGCAAAGAAGTATTCGGCGGAACCGGCAGAAACCTGTTTAACCCGGCGCTGACAGCCAGGGCGTTTGTTTTTTTCGCTTACCCGGCCCAGCTGTCGGGAAATGCCGTTTGGGTGGCGGCAAAGCAAAAGGCCGCCGGAGCCGTGGATGCGGTCACCGGCCCCACCCCCCTGGCCGTGACCGAACTTCAGGCCCCGTTTAACAGCATCCAGGAAATACTCACTGACCAGGGCTACACGTTTGCAACGCTGTTTTGGGGCCAGTACCCGGGCACCATCGGCGGCACATCGGCCTTGTGCTCTCTTCTGGGGGCCGGACTTCTCATATTGCTCGGCATTGCCAGCTACCGCACCATATTGGGGGCGGTGGCCGGTCTGCTGGCCACCGGATTTCTGCTCAACCTGGCGGCATCCCCGGACACACTGCCCTGGTTTTCGGTCAACCCGTTCTATCATCTGGTGGCCGGCGGCTTTGCCTTTGGAGCGGCTTACATGGCCACAGACCCGGTTACCGCGCCGGGCACGGACCGGGCCAAATGGATCTACGGCTTTCTCATCGGGGCATTGACCGTGCTGATCCGGGTGGTCAACCCGGCGTTTCCGGAGGGCGTGATGCTGGCCATTTTGTTTATGAACATGTTTGCACCCCTTCTGGAGTACACGGAAATCCGGCTGCGGGTAAAAAAAAGGATTCCCCATGTCTGAGACCCTCAAATCCATCGGTTTTGCCCTGGGCATGTGCCTGGTCTGCGGGGTTTTGCTGACTGCCGCAGCCACGGGACTGCAGCCGATGCAGGAAAAAAACCGGCTCAGTGACCGGCAGAAAAACGTCCTTTATACCGTGGATCTGGCATCCCGGGACAAGGCTTACACCCCGGAGCAGATCCGGGATATATACGAAAAAAACATTGATAAAATCCGGGTGTCTGCTGCCGGCGAAATCGCAGAGCCCGCAGAGGACAAGGCCGGGGACGGACAGGTTCTTACCATTTACCTGTATACAAAAAACGGGGAGATCCAAAACTATATCATCCCCATTGAAAGCCAGGGCCTGTGGGGCAAGATTTACGGTTACATGGCACTGGAAAACGACGGTTCCACAGTAGCCGGCTTTACGGTCTACGAGCACTCCGAAACCCCGGGCCTGGGCGGGGAAATTGAAAAGCAGTGGTTTCAGGAAAATTTTGAAGGCAAAAAAATCGTTGATCGCACCGGCCGGTTTGTGGCCGTACAGATTGCCAAGGGGGATGTGGACAAACGTGTCCCGGAGGAAAAAGAGTCCCATTACGTCGACGGCATCAGCGGGGCCACCCTCACGGGCCGGTATCTTTCCAAAGGGCTTGAAAAAACCCTGTCCAGATATGAACCCGTATCCCTGTGCTTTCGCAAACAGCGCCTGAGCTGTCGTCTTCAGGAACCAACTGACCCGGGGGAGAAATGAAACTGACCCGCACCAAAGCATTTAAGACATTTGCCGGACCGGCCTGGTATGAAAACCCTATTAACATGCAGATGCTGGGCATCTGCTCGGCACTGGCCGTGACCGTGCAGTTAAAGACCGCCTTTGTCATGACCCTTGCCATGACATTTGTGGTCTCCCTGTCGAATCTGATCATTTCCCTGCTGCGAAACGTGATTCCCGGCAATATCCGCATCATCGTGGAGCTGGCGGTGATTGCTTCCCTGGTAATCCTGGCAGACGAGTTTCTGCGGGCCTATTATTTTGAAATCAGCAAGCTTTTGTCTGTATTTGTGGGCCTGATCATCACCAACTGCATCATCCTGGGCCGGGCCGAAGGCTTTGCCCTTTCCAACCCGCCGCACCTGGCGTTTGTTGACGGACTGGGAAACGGGGTGGGCTACGGCTCGGTGCTGATGAGCGTGGCCCTGATCCGGGAATTGTTTGGCTCGGGAAGCATTTTTGGATACACCGTGGTACCCGAACGCCTCTATGCGGCGGGCTACGAGGACATGGGCCTGATGCTGCTGGCGCCTGCGGCCTTTATCATCATCGGGCTGATGGCCTGGCTGCAGAAATACCTAGTTAATTCAAGAAAATAGCGGAAAAGGTTATGGTCGAACTGCTCAGCCTGTTTTTGAATTCCGTTTTTGCCGGCAACATTCTGCTGGCCTATTTTCTGGGGATGTGCTCGTTTGTGGCGGTGTCAAAAAACATCGAAACCGCTGTGGGCCTTGGCTTTGCGGTGATTTTTGTGCTCACCGTGACCACACCCGTCAACTGGCTGATATTCCACGGGCTGCTGTCCCCTGGCGCCCTGGCCTGGGCCGGGCTGCCGGATGTGGACCTGAGCTTTTTAAAACTCATCATTTTTATTTCGGTGATTGCCGCCATGGTCCAGGCCATTGAGATCATCATCGACCGGTTTTCCGCTTCCCTGTATGCGGGTCTGGGCATTTTTCTGCCCCTGATTGCAGTAAACTGCGCCATTCTGGGCGGCTCGCTGTTTATGGTGGAGCGCAACCTGACCTTTATTGAATCGGTGGTCTTTGGCTTTGGCGCGGGTGTGGGCTGGATGCTGGCCATTGTGGCCATGGCCGCAGCGCGCATCAAGCTGCGCTACGCGGACCTGCCAAGCGGACTGGAGGGATTTGCCATTACCATGATTGTTACCGGACTGATGGCCATGGCGTTTATGCTGTTTTCCGGCATTACCATGTAACACGGGGGAAACTTGATTTACCTGATCAGCATCGGCACATTTTCCGGGATCATCCTGGTACTGGTGACTTTGCTGCTGCTTGTGGAATCCCGGGTGGCGCGCAAGGGTCAGCAGCAGATCGTCATCAACGAGGACAAGCAGAATCCGATTTCAGCCAAAGCCGGCACATCGCTTTTGGCGGCCTTAAACCAAAACCAGATCTACCTGCCCTCGGCCTGCGGCGGCAGCGGTTCCTGCGGCCAGTGCAAGTGCCGGGTGGTGGCCGGGGGCGGCGATATCCTCCCAACGGAACTGCCCCACCTGTCCCGGGCGGAAAAGCAGGACAATGTTCGGCTGTCCTGCCAGTTGAAAATCCGACAGGACATGGAAATCGAAATTCCGCCGGAAATCTTTGCCATTGAAAAATACGAAGGCACCGTGACCTCCAATAAAAGCATCGGCACCTTTATCAAGGAACTGGCGGTCAATATCGACCAGGACCGGGCCATTGAATTTGAGGCCGGCCAGTACATGCAGATCGATATTCCGCCCTACAGGGTGTCTTTTTCAGACTTTGAGATTGAGCAGCCCTTTAAACAGGCCTGGGACGAATATGACCTGTGGAGCCTTGAGGCTGTAAACGAAGAGCCCGTATACCGGGCCTACAGCCTTGCCAATCCCCCGTTTGAAGCCAATCCCCTGATGTTTACCATCCGCATCGCCACCCCGCCGCCGGACCAGCCCGGCGCACCCCCGGGTGTGGGCTCGTCTTATATTTTCAGCCTCAAGCCCGGCGACCGGGTAAGCTTAAGCGGTCCGTTCGGCGATTTTCGGGTGGCCGACAGCCGGCGGGAGATGTGTTTTATTGGCGG is from Desulfosalsimonas propionicica and encodes:
- the nadB gene encoding L-aspartate oxidase: MEHRFDFLVIGSGVAGLLFALKTAEHSRVAIVTKKGLTDSNTVYAQGGIAAVLDPDDTFESHVADTLASGDGLCNQNVVEMVVCSAPDRIRELAEIGVGFNQSNDGRLELDLCREGGHGFNRIVHVDDLTGRAVEEALVNRARHHERIDIFENHIAIDLITRSTRLKRGQTITGHEDQCFGTYVLKRDTGEIHTFLAGIVVLATGGSGKVYAYTSNPDIATGDGIAMAYRAGAAVANLEFVQFHPTCLFHPQAKNFLISETIRGEGGILRNSDGTAFMADYTPQRELACRDVVARAIDSELKKRGDEAVFLDISHRDPEFVRSRFPHLYAKCLEFGFDMTRQALPVVPAAHYMCGGVSTDIHGRTSIQRLYAIGETACTGLHGANRLASNSLLEGLVYAHQAALTAAEEIRDTDFSDIADIPVWDDMGTMDSDEAIVITHTWNEIRRLMWNYVGIVRSDKRLARARRRIEIISDEIQEYYWNFKVTPNLIELRNIAIVAELIIRCAMHRKESRGLHYNIAYPYKNDQRWRKDTVLRRPFVG
- a CDS encoding 4Fe-4S dicluster domain-containing protein, whose product is MKRASAQISCGLKIAGRPEHFVDRAPEPETVASAPERIPLLKARLLKSKGDRVNLGTPLYEDKQNTDIVFAAPGAGKIADVVYGPRRVIREVVIRLDKEQTTEDFTPYPADKLDGITPGALTEILLKGGVWPVIRDIVYRGVANPGQSPAAIWIAATNQDPFHPPPDTWLQSPQDNRFFQTGINALEILCGSLFVCCAADTALGDQQIESRVTHRVSGGYPFDDPSVVHYHAKIRPEDNHAWFVSGQDVRLIGEFLETGKFPVRRTVAVSGKSVRGCYRQTRIGAPLGILADPGESSGSRWIAGGLFRGYSSGPDFHLGLYETAVGIITESAKREMLGFMRPGWNKPTCSRTFLSVFNPRPLPLDADMHGSVRACVNCGNCTRACPVDILPQFTYKCIRAGEIEEALSHGMLDCVECGLCSYVCPSKIELCQTFQETKQAYFRQRI
- a CDS encoding NADH:ubiquinone reductase (Na(+)-transporting) subunit B; translated protein: MGWIEKNLRKIFDVPRKHFESGGRLEKLGPLFEAIEDVFFFPAEATKNRPLVRDSLDLKRFMSSVLVALIPPLLFGIYNTGYHSRLASEMSTAFIPSFTTGLGTVLPIILVSYAVGLFWELLFAAIRKHPISEGFLVTGLLFPLTLPPTIPLWQVAVGITFGVVIGKEVFGGTGRNLFNPALTARAFVFFAYPAQLSGNAVWVAAKQKAAGAVDAVTGPTPLAVTELQAPFNSIQEILTDQGYTFATLFWGQYPGTIGGTSALCSLLGAGLLILLGIASYRTILGAVAGLLATGFLLNLAASPDTLPWFSVNPFYHLVAGGFAFGAAYMATDPVTAPGTDRAKWIYGFLIGALTVLIRVVNPAFPEGVMLAILFMNMFAPLLEYTEIRLRVKKRIPHV
- the nqrC gene encoding NADH:ubiquinone reductase (Na(+)-transporting) subunit C yields the protein MSETLKSIGFALGMCLVCGVLLTAAATGLQPMQEKNRLSDRQKNVLYTVDLASRDKAYTPEQIRDIYEKNIDKIRVSAAGEIAEPAEDKAGDGQVLTIYLYTKNGEIQNYIIPIESQGLWGKIYGYMALENDGSTVAGFTVYEHSETPGLGGEIEKQWFQENFEGKKIVDRTGRFVAVQIAKGDVDKRVPEEKESHYVDGISGATLTGRYLSKGLEKTLSRYEPVSLCFRKQRLSCRLQEPTDPGEK
- a CDS encoding NADH:ubiquinone reductase (Na(+)-transporting) subunit D, encoding MKLTRTKAFKTFAGPAWYENPINMQMLGICSALAVTVQLKTAFVMTLAMTFVVSLSNLIISLLRNVIPGNIRIIVELAVIASLVILADEFLRAYYFEISKLLSVFVGLIITNCIILGRAEGFALSNPPHLAFVDGLGNGVGYGSVLMSVALIRELFGSGSIFGYTVVPERLYAAGYEDMGLMLLAPAAFIIIGLMAWLQKYLVNSRK
- the nqrE gene encoding NADH:ubiquinone reductase (Na(+)-transporting) subunit E, which produces MVELLSLFLNSVFAGNILLAYFLGMCSFVAVSKNIETAVGLGFAVIFVLTVTTPVNWLIFHGLLSPGALAWAGLPDVDLSFLKLIIFISVIAAMVQAIEIIIDRFSASLYAGLGIFLPLIAVNCAILGGSLFMVERNLTFIESVVFGFGAGVGWMLAIVAMAAARIKLRYADLPSGLEGFAITMIVTGLMAMAFMLFSGITM
- the nqrF gene encoding NADH:ubiquinone reductase (Na(+)-transporting) subunit F, translating into MIYLISIGTFSGIILVLVTLLLLVESRVARKGQQQIVINEDKQNPISAKAGTSLLAALNQNQIYLPSACGGSGSCGQCKCRVVAGGGDILPTELPHLSRAEKQDNVRLSCQLKIRQDMEIEIPPEIFAIEKYEGTVTSNKSIGTFIKELAVNIDQDRAIEFEAGQYMQIDIPPYRVSFSDFEIEQPFKQAWDEYDLWSLEAVNEEPVYRAYSLANPPFEANPLMFTIRIATPPPDQPGAPPGVGSSYIFSLKPGDRVSLSGPFGDFRVADSRREMCFIGGGAGMAPLRGQIRQQLLSVKTHRPMTFWYGARNRQEMLYDEEFKKLDKEFDHFAYHVALSDPLPEDEWDGMTGFIHQSLEAHFLQSHPDPSEVEYYLCGPPMMLRACLETLDNYGVEPEMIAYDEF